The nucleotide window TACGCTTCAGCGCCGCATCGACAAAGATTCGAGGCGCTACGCTGATGCCTTGCGCGAGCTAGGAGTCGAGATTCACGCGGCACAACATACTACGACCCTAGCGCAATTGGCCGGACGAATCGATCACGGTGTGCTCTTCGAGTTCTTTCACACGGCCGAACGTCTCCTTCCGTATCTGCGGCTCCTCCGTCCGGATCTACCGATGGTCGTATCTTGCGCGGATGTCCACCATGTTCGAGAATCTCGCGCCGTCGCCTATGCCGATCACCCGATCATGGCACGGGCGAGGGCCTGGCGAACGCGGAGGCGAGAGGTCGGCGTGTACGGGCGCGCTGACTTGGTGCTGGCTCTGACGGAGGACGATCGGCGTGCGCTCCAGCAAGCCGTGCCGGGGGCAGTGACCGCCGTGCTACCGTGCACGTACCCCGTTGCGCGTGACGTGCCTGGCTTCGTGCAGCGGAGTCCCCGTTCCGTTCTCTTCGTCGGAGGTTTTCGGCACTCGCCCAACGTCGACGCGATGCTTTTCTTTTGCCGACAGATACTGCCACTGGTGCGGCGATCGCTTCCGGACGTCACCGTGACGATAGTCGGCGATGCGCCGCCCAAGGAAGTCATTGCACTTTCGTCAGCACAGGTGAGGGTAACCGGATGGGTCCCGCGTGTCGAGCCGTACCTGGCCTCGCACTGCCTCTCGATCGCCCCTCTGCGCTTCGGTGCAGGACTGAAGGGTAAGATCGTGGAGGCGATGGGGGCTGGTTTGCCAGTAGTGACCACCTCCGTGGGTGCGGAGGGGATGGAGCTTGTTCATGGCGGTACCGCACTCATCGCCGATTCCGCCGAGACGTTCGCGGATTCCATCGTGCGGCTCTGCACCGATCAGGACCTACATGCCCGACTGAGTCGAAGTAGCCTCGAGCACGCCCGGGCGCGATGGGACCCGAGCGTAGTTACCGCGAGGCTCCTCGAGATCATGGCACGCGCGCCGACGCTCAGGCGCAAGAGTCTAGGGGCGATGGACGGGCTTCTCGTCAGGGGTCGGATGAGATATGAGTTTAGTGGAATACCCACCAGGGTCGAGCGCTTGTCATCTCTCCTTCGCTGGTACTGCGCTCGTCTGCGGACGATAAGCTCGGCGCCGGACTGGGTAAGGCGCTCACATGCTCGACCCGAGGCGGGACAGCCCCTCTTTGCCTACGGCCGTGTCCGCGCGCTCGAGGATGAAGGCGCCAGCGAGCGCTGATCTGGCGCCGAGTTGGAAGCGTTTAGCTTGCACACCCATGGCGAGGTGTGCGAGCGTTGCTCCATGCGCCGAGGGGCAGACTACCTCGCGAGCCTGCGCGACGGGCGCGCCGTCTTCCTCGACGGCGAGCGTGTCGACGACGTGACGAAGCACCCGGCCTTTGCCGAGTCGGCCCGGCGCATCGCCGAGCGCTATGACGCGGCCGGCGAGGCCCTCGACGTCACCACGTGCGTCGATCCCGTCCGGGGCGGGCGGATCGGCGCGATGTGGCTGATCCCGCGCTCGGCGGAAGATCTCGGGCGCCGGCGGGCCGTCCACCGGTTCTGGGCCGAGGGCTCGTACGGGCTCATGGGGCGGACGCCGGATCACGTCGCCTCGGTGCTCACCGCCTTCGCGGGCTGGCGTCAGCTCTTCGACCGGGGCGGCCGGCAATTCGGCGATAACGTGGTCCGCTTCTACGAAAAGGCGCGTGACGAGGACCTGTACCTCACCTACGCCATCGTGCCGCCCCAGATCGACCGGTCCACCCCGGCCCACAAGCATCCCGAGCCGTTCCTCCACCCGGGGGTCGTCCGGGAAACAGACGCGGGCATCGTGATCCGCGGCGCCCATTCGATCGCCACCTCCGTGACCATGGCCGACTGGCTCTACGTGAGCTACATCACGCCGCTCGCTCCCGGCGATGTCGACTACGCGATCTCGCTCGTCGTGCCCGTGAACGCGGAAGGGCTCCGGCTCCTCCCGCGCCGGCCCTACGCGACGCTGGCCACGAGCGTCTACGACTATCCGCTCTCGTCGCGCTTCGACGAGGTGGACACCACCGTCGTCTTCGACGACGTGCTCGTGCCCTGGGAGCAGGTCTTCGTGTATCGCAACGTGGAGCTGGTGACCGCCCAGTTCCACGAATCGCCCGCGCACGTGACCGCGAACTTCCAGTCGCTGGTGCGCTTCGGGGTAAAGCTCGAGCTGCTGGCCGGCCTCGCCATGAAGCTCGTCGAGGTCGGGCGCGGCGAGGGTGACGCCAACACCCAGGCGACCCTCGGCGGCGAGATCGCCACCTTCTGCGCCGCCTTCGACGCGCTGGTGAAGGCCGCCGAGGGCTTCCCATTGGTCAGCGAGGGCTACGCGCGGCCGCATCCGCAGTACATCTACGCGGGGATGAGCCTCCAGCGCCGGCTCATCGTGGACCTGTACCGGACGGTGCGG belongs to Candidatus Methylomirabilota bacterium and includes:
- a CDS encoding glycosyltransferase family 4 protein, which gives rise to MTKKTLLVVAPSLPDFDRHAGSRRLYSWLRILAAEYNVSFYTLQRRIDKDSRRYADALRELGVEIHAAQHTTTLAQLAGRIDHGVLFEFFHTAERLLPYLRLLRPDLPMVVSCADVHHVRESRAVAYADHPIMARARAWRTRRREVGVYGRADLVLALTEDDRRALQQAVPGAVTAVLPCTYPVARDVPGFVQRSPRSVLFVGGFRHSPNVDAMLFFCRQILPLVRRSLPDVTVTIVGDAPPKEVIALSSAQVRVTGWVPRVEPYLASHCLSIAPLRFGAGLKGKIVEAMGAGLPVVTTSVGAEGMELVHGGTALIADSAETFADSIVRLCTDQDLHARLSRSSLEHARARWDPSVVTARLLEIMARAPTLRRKSLGAMDGLLVRGRMRYEFSGIPTRVERLSSLLRWYCARLRTISSAPDWVRRSHARPEAGQPLFAYGRVRALEDEGASER
- a CDS encoding 4-hydroxyphenylacetate 3-hydroxylase N-terminal domain-containing protein, yielding MRRGADYLASLRDGRAVFLDGERVDDVTKHPAFAESARRIAERYDAAGEALDVTTCVDPVRGGRIGAMWLIPRSAEDLGRRRAVHRFWAEGSYGLMGRTPDHVASVLTAFAGWRQLFDRGGRQFGDNVVRFYEKARDEDLYLTYAIVPPQIDRSTPAHKHPEPFLHPGVVRETDAGIVIRGAHSIATSVTMADWLYVSYITPLAPGDVDYAISLVVPVNAEGLRLLPRRPYATLATSVYDYPLSSRFDEVDTTVVFDDVLVPWEQVFVYRNVELVTAQFHESPAHVTANFQSLVRFGVKLELLAGLAMKLVEVGRGEGDANTQATLGGEIATFCAAFDALVKAAEGFPLVSEGYARPHPQYIYAGMSLQRRLIVDLYRTVRELAGGAFQHLPSSEASFLSPETRAHTERYYQSTAAGARDRVKLLKLIWDFIGTEYGGRQLQYEMFYSAAQPVVNRRMFRSYDWASAKAMVDRLLSEY